Proteins encoded in a region of the Neisseria subflava genome:
- a CDS encoding NAD(P)H-dependent glycerol-3-phosphate dehydrogenase: MKITVIGAGSWGTALALHFAHHNNEVALWTRNPDQIRTLQADRENKRGLPGFPFPESLTVHADLGEALKDSQLALIVTSVAGLRSSAELLKQHNAADIPVLAACKGFEQDTGLLTFQVLKEVLPNNKKIGVLSGPSFAQELAAQLPCAVVFASENKDWVEETTAQLNTNVMRLYGSTDVIGVAVGGAVKNVMAIATGLSDGLEYGLNARAALVTRGLAEITRLAIAMGAQPKTMMGLAGIGDLILTCTGALSRNRRVGLGLAEGKELHQVLVEIGHVSEGVSTIEEVFNTAAKYQIDMPITQTLLQLIRKEMTPQQVVERLMERSARFE; this comes from the coding sequence ATGAAAATTACCGTCATCGGCGCAGGTTCGTGGGGTACAGCTCTCGCGTTGCACTTTGCGCACCACAACAATGAAGTTGCCCTTTGGACACGCAATCCTGACCAAATCCGCACCCTGCAAGCAGATCGCGAAAACAAACGCGGCCTGCCCGGCTTCCCTTTCCCTGAGTCCCTGACCGTTCACGCCGATTTGGGCGAAGCGCTGAAAGACAGCCAACTTGCCCTGATCGTTACCTCCGTAGCCGGCCTCAGAAGCAGCGCCGAGCTGCTCAAACAGCATAACGCCGCCGATATTCCCGTTCTCGCAGCCTGCAAAGGTTTTGAACAAGATACCGGCCTCCTGACTTTCCAAGTACTGAAAGAAGTCCTGCCTAACAATAAAAAAATCGGCGTTCTCTCAGGACCGAGCTTTGCCCAAGAACTTGCAGCTCAACTGCCTTGCGCCGTCGTGTTTGCTTCCGAAAACAAAGACTGGGTGGAAGAAACTACTGCCCAACTGAACACCAACGTAATGCGCCTGTACGGCAGCACCGACGTCATCGGCGTCGCTGTGGGCGGTGCCGTTAAAAACGTCATGGCGATTGCCACCGGCCTTTCAGACGGCCTTGAATACGGCCTCAATGCACGCGCAGCCCTAGTAACGCGCGGCCTCGCCGAAATCACCCGCCTTGCCATCGCCATGGGCGCGCAACCCAAAACCATGATGGGTTTGGCCGGCATCGGCGACCTTATCCTGACCTGTACCGGCGCACTCTCGCGCAACCGCCGCGTCGGCCTCGGCCTCGCAGAAGGCAAAGAGTTGCATCAAGTGCTTGTCGAAATCGGTCACGTTTCCGAAGGTGTCAGCACCATTGAAGAAGTCTTCAACACCGCCGCCAAATACCAAATCGATATGCCCATCACTCAAACCCTGCTGCAACTCATCCGCAAAGAAATGACCCCGCAGCAAGTCGTTGAACGACTGATGGAACGAAGCGCTCGCTTCGAATAA
- a CDS encoding polysaccharide biosynthesis tyrosine autokinase, translating into MKKTTYTPYSADNDEIDFGQQLRVIWTNKYKILAALLAGGILGAAFSLASTPQYRADAMLEIETRQNQILTEINSIFNNQTTPSEAEVELVQSRLVLGKTVDDLQLDQEVKAKYTPVIGSLMHNISGDPDPKLTVGSFTVQDEWFNKTFTLTAKSNKAYTLTLPDKRVVEGKVGVPLKINNQTTLKIDQILANPGQEFALTKFSRISAIENIQNKLAVISKGKTSPIINLTFTGTDPKRTSVILNSIADNYVAQNRERDVQVASSGLAFISEELPRLKETLQDAENKLNAYRQQSGSLDIPLESKGALESLTGIETQITLLKTEEAGLAELYTPEHPSYKAVLDKLSVLERAKNKINQQIAELPNTQQEVIRLTRDVETNQATYVQLLSKQQELNIMKASAQGNVRIVDYAYVPENPVAPRKTVITLLSALAAGSLTALWLMIRNRMKNGITSSEEIENLNLEVVALVPHSKTQQKRDFFKSKFKKTGGRSNYLLASEDRADTAVEAIRALRTNIYFSMLDAPNNVLMITGASPEAGKSFISANLAAVMAQSGKRVLLIDTDMRKGYLDRLFGLTPEFGLSDILSGKAAPAKAVQETGIENLHLISSGSYPSNPSELLMDNRFNELLAHARQRYDYVILDTPPVLAVTDAVIIGQHAGTVLMISRYAHTRARELEASVERLKQNHINIKGVVLNGMKREANNSYDYYAYDAYHSGNNKS; encoded by the coding sequence ATGAAAAAAACGACCTACACACCTTACAGCGCAGACAACGACGAAATCGACTTCGGCCAACAGCTGCGAGTAATTTGGACAAATAAATACAAAATCCTCGCCGCCCTGCTTGCAGGCGGTATTCTTGGCGCAGCCTTCAGCCTGGCATCCACTCCGCAATACCGTGCCGACGCCATGCTGGAAATTGAAACGCGACAAAACCAAATCCTGACTGAAATCAACAGCATCTTCAACAACCAAACCACGCCGTCTGAAGCAGAAGTCGAGTTGGTTCAATCACGCCTGGTGCTGGGTAAAACCGTTGACGACCTTCAGCTTGACCAAGAAGTCAAAGCCAAATACACACCCGTTATCGGCAGCCTGATGCACAACATCAGCGGCGACCCCGATCCCAAACTGACCGTCGGCAGCTTTACCGTACAAGACGAATGGTTCAACAAAACCTTCACGCTGACCGCCAAGAGCAACAAAGCCTATACCCTTACCCTGCCTGACAAACGCGTTGTCGAAGGTAAGGTCGGCGTGCCTCTGAAAATCAACAATCAAACCACCCTCAAAATCGATCAAATCCTGGCCAACCCGGGTCAAGAATTTGCGTTAACCAAGTTCTCCCGCATCAGCGCCATCGAAAACATCCAAAACAAACTGGCGGTCATCAGCAAAGGTAAAACCAGCCCCATCATCAACCTTACCTTTACCGGCACCGACCCTAAACGTACCAGCGTCATCCTCAACAGCATTGCCGACAACTACGTTGCGCAAAATCGCGAACGCGACGTCCAAGTTGCATCCAGCGGATTGGCTTTCATCAGCGAAGAATTGCCACGCTTGAAAGAAACCTTGCAAGATGCTGAAAACAAACTCAATGCCTACCGCCAACAATCAGGTTCCCTCGACATCCCGCTCGAGTCCAAAGGCGCATTGGAAAGCCTGACCGGCATCGAAACCCAAATTACCCTGCTCAAAACCGAAGAAGCAGGTTTGGCCGAGTTGTACACGCCGGAACACCCTTCCTATAAAGCCGTATTGGACAAACTCTCCGTTCTCGAGCGCGCTAAAAACAAAATCAACCAACAAATCGCCGAGTTGCCGAACACCCAACAAGAAGTTATCCGCCTGACCCGTGACGTAGAAACCAACCAAGCAACCTACGTCCAACTGTTGAGCAAACAACAAGAACTCAACATCATGAAAGCCAGTGCGCAAGGTAATGTCCGCATCGTCGATTATGCCTATGTCCCTGAAAACCCCGTTGCACCGCGCAAAACCGTCATCACGCTCCTGAGCGCACTTGCCGCAGGCTCATTGACCGCTTTGTGGCTGATGATTCGCAACCGCATGAAAAACGGCATTACTTCATCTGAAGAAATCGAAAACCTCAATTTGGAAGTCGTCGCTCTTGTTCCGCACTCCAAAACCCAGCAAAAACGCGACTTCTTCAAAAGCAAATTCAAGAAAACCGGCGGCCGTTCCAACTATCTGCTGGCCAGCGAAGACCGTGCCGACACGGCAGTCGAAGCCATCCGCGCCCTGCGCACCAATATCTACTTTTCCATGCTGGACGCGCCTAACAACGTCCTCATGATTACCGGTGCCTCGCCTGAGGCAGGCAAGTCCTTTATCTCCGCCAACCTCGCCGCCGTAATGGCGCAATCGGGCAAACGCGTCCTGCTTATCGATACCGATATGCGCAAAGGCTACCTCGACCGACTCTTCGGCCTTACCCCCGAGTTCGGCTTGTCTGACATCCTAAGCGGCAAAGCGGCTCCGGCCAAAGCCGTACAAGAGACCGGCATTGAAAACCTCCACCTCATCAGCAGCGGCAGCTATCCTAGCAATCCGTCCGAGCTTTTGATGGACAACCGTTTCAACGAATTGCTCGCCCACGCGCGCCAACGCTACGATTACGTCATCTTGGACACGCCGCCCGTATTGGCCGTGACCGACGCCGTCATCATCGGCCAACATGCAGGCACCGTCCTGATGATCAGCCGTTATGCGCACACGCGTGCACGAGAGCTTGAGGCCAGCGTCGAACGCCTCAAACAAAACCACATCAACATCAAAGGTGTCGTCCTCAACGGCATGAAGCGCGAAGCCAACAACAGCTACGACTACTACGCCTACGATGCCTACCATTCCGGTAACAATAAATCATAA
- a CDS encoding low molecular weight protein-tyrosine-phosphatase, with the protein MYHNILIVCLGNICRSPTAERIMQKKLPGRRISSAGIKALAGKDADFQAIKTALKHGVIVAGHTARQLTAPMCEQADLILVMEPCQIDMVADIHPPARSKTMLFAQWLPKKTVPDPYKQSSEMFEAVFEQLNTAADTWKTKLHGKTQPV; encoded by the coding sequence ATGTACCACAACATACTCATCGTCTGCCTAGGCAACATCTGCCGCTCCCCCACCGCAGAGCGGATCATGCAGAAAAAACTACCCGGCCGCCGCATCAGCAGCGCCGGCATAAAAGCACTGGCAGGTAAGGATGCCGATTTCCAAGCCATCAAAACCGCACTCAAACACGGCGTTATCGTTGCAGGCCATACGGCACGCCAACTGACCGCCCCAATGTGCGAACAGGCCGATTTGATTCTCGTCATGGAGCCCTGTCAAATCGACATGGTGGCCGACATCCATCCGCCGGCACGCAGCAAAACCATGCTGTTTGCCCAATGGTTGCCTAAAAAAACCGTACCTGACCCATACAAACAAAGCAGTGAAATGTTTGAAGCCGTTTTTGAACAGCTCAATACTGCCGCAGACACTTGGAAAACCAAACTACACGGAAAAACTCAACCGGTATAA
- a CDS encoding polysaccharide export protein — translation MKKTLSLLTLFALTACNSTTVIPGSTIKTRTKTIVYTDTDTAADTNLDSRVAVYPITPNLIEKMRTPPVLSQANQGLEQSKSAYRYRIGSGDVLNIMVWAHSDLNSPIQQSNPQTNQVSRGAWVDEGGYITYPLAGKIQAKGKTLDELQNTLASLLKRYIKNPQVAINVTEFRSQRISVSGAINQAGQLPITNIPMTILDAINQAGGVTQSADTQHIKWTHNGVDRTISLQDMLQYGDMSQNHLLSHGDIVYVPNSSNNKIYIMGEVGKQATLPIGNHGLNLTQALGEVGGMNQAYADATGVFVIRRVPEDAAKPIHIYQLNLKDATSYALGSEFKLRSEDTVYVTAAPVTRWNRVMSQITNSISNVNTLDNTFK, via the coding sequence ATGAAAAAAACGCTCTCCCTGCTTACTCTATTCGCACTGACTGCCTGCAACAGCACAACAGTCATTCCTGGTTCAACCATCAAAACCAGAACCAAAACCATTGTTTACACCGATACCGACACCGCAGCCGATACCAACCTCGACAGCCGTGTTGCCGTTTACCCCATCACGCCCAACCTGATTGAAAAAATGCGTACGCCACCCGTACTTTCCCAAGCCAACCAAGGCTTGGAGCAAAGCAAAAGCGCTTACCGCTACCGCATCGGCAGTGGCGATGTCCTCAATATCATGGTTTGGGCGCACTCCGACCTTAATTCCCCCATCCAGCAAAGCAACCCGCAAACCAACCAAGTCAGCCGCGGCGCCTGGGTAGATGAGGGCGGTTATATCACTTACCCGTTGGCAGGCAAAATTCAAGCTAAAGGCAAAACTTTGGACGAATTGCAAAATACCCTGGCCAGCCTTCTGAAACGCTACATCAAAAACCCTCAAGTAGCCATCAACGTTACCGAATTCCGTTCGCAACGTATTTCTGTATCCGGTGCCATCAACCAAGCAGGTCAACTACCGATTACCAATATTCCGATGACCATTTTGGATGCCATCAACCAAGCAGGCGGTGTCACCCAAAGTGCCGACACCCAACACATCAAATGGACGCACAACGGCGTCGACCGCACCATTTCCCTGCAAGACATGCTGCAATACGGCGATATGTCGCAAAACCATCTCCTCAGCCATGGCGACATCGTTTACGTTCCTAACAGCAGCAACAACAAAATCTACATCATGGGCGAAGTCGGCAAACAAGCCACCCTGCCGATCGGCAATCACGGCCTCAACCTGACCCAAGCGCTCGGCGAAGTGGGCGGCATGAACCAAGCCTATGCGGATGCAACCGGCGTATTCGTGATCCGCCGCGTACCTGAAGATGCGGCCAAACCTATCCACATCTACCAGCTCAACCTGAAAGATGCGACCTCTTACGCACTGGGCAGCGAATTCAAACTGCGTTCGGAAGACACCGTTTACGTTACCGCCGCCCCGGTTACCCGCTGGAACCGCGTAATGTCACAAATTACAAACTCCATCAGCAACGTCAACACCCTCGACAATACGTTTAAATAA
- a CDS encoding polysaccharide biosynthesis protein has product MNLETLLALPRNLKKTFFVIHDILMIFVAFWFAQSLKVQYSDEWLSIANWLAFGSTALLTIILFIRIGLYRAVTRFVSVRVLTAAAFGSIISAVLFCLTTLVFEQKLHLALPIVYFLVLVVGVTSSRMILRAILTDHHRKQMTPVIIYGAGQSGRQLLEAIKQVNEYSAIAFVDDNPKIQRTVIYDLAVYNPNEIPMLISRYGVRKILLAIPSSTPEERKDIIRRLEAYKCEVLTIPGMKDLVDGKINVSSLKKISVVDLLGRAPVAPRPELMSADISDKVVMVTGAGGSIGSELCRQILNCRPTKLLLFELSEFALYSIDKELRETQAAQGSQVEVVPLLGSVQNKDRLSSIMQAYHVDTVYHAAAYKHVPMVEFNTIEGIQNNVFGTLCCAQAAVDAGVSTFVLISTDKAVRPTNTMGASKRMAELCLQALAAEPEQKTRFCMVRFGNVLGSSGSVVPVFEKQIAEGGPITLTHQDITRYFMTIPEAAQLVIQAGAMGKGGDVFVLDMGESVKIIDLARQMIVLSGLKVKDEQHPHGDIEIKITGLRPGEKLYEELLIGDEVQKTTHPRIMTASEVMLPWTQLSDILSELQTACLQSDQNSLRQLLLRAPTGFVPKDDICDLVWQQNNKAV; this is encoded by the coding sequence ATGAACTTGGAAACCCTGCTGGCTCTGCCGCGCAATCTAAAAAAAACCTTCTTCGTCATTCACGATATCTTGATGATATTCGTGGCGTTTTGGTTTGCCCAAAGCCTCAAAGTGCAATACTCCGACGAATGGTTGAGTATCGCCAACTGGCTAGCTTTCGGCAGCACTGCGTTGCTGACCATCATCCTTTTCATCCGTATCGGCCTCTACCGCGCCGTTACGCGCTTCGTCAGCGTCCGCGTCCTGACCGCCGCCGCATTCGGCAGCATTATTTCAGCGGTCTTGTTCTGCCTGACCACCCTGGTTTTTGAGCAAAAACTGCACCTTGCCCTGCCCATCGTCTATTTCTTGGTCTTGGTGGTCGGCGTGACCAGCTCGCGTATGATCCTGCGTGCGATTCTGACCGATCATCACCGCAAACAAATGACCCCCGTCATCATCTACGGTGCAGGCCAATCCGGCCGCCAGTTGTTGGAAGCCATCAAACAGGTTAACGAATACTCGGCCATCGCCTTTGTCGATGACAACCCGAAAATCCAACGTACCGTCATCTATGACCTTGCCGTCTACAACCCCAACGAAATCCCGATGCTGATCAGCCGCTACGGCGTACGCAAAATTCTGCTGGCGATTCCAAGTTCTACGCCGGAAGAACGCAAAGACATCATCCGCCGCCTCGAAGCATACAAATGCGAAGTCCTGACCATTCCGGGCATGAAAGATTTGGTGGACGGCAAAATCAACGTCAGCTCATTGAAAAAAATCTCTGTGGTCGATTTGCTCGGCCGCGCCCCTGTGGCACCGCGCCCTGAATTAATGAGTGCCGACATCAGCGACAAAGTCGTGATGGTGACCGGCGCAGGCGGCTCTATCGGCTCCGAACTTTGCCGTCAGATTCTCAACTGCCGTCCGACCAAACTGCTGTTGTTTGAATTATCCGAATTTGCCCTATACAGCATAGACAAAGAATTGCGCGAAACCCAAGCCGCGCAAGGCAGCCAAGTCGAAGTCGTACCGCTTTTGGGTTCGGTTCAAAACAAAGACCGCCTCAGCAGCATTATGCAAGCCTATCACGTCGACACCGTCTACCATGCCGCAGCCTACAAACACGTCCCTATGGTAGAGTTCAACACCATCGAAGGCATTCAAAACAACGTGTTCGGCACACTCTGCTGCGCGCAGGCTGCCGTAGATGCTGGCGTTTCCACCTTTGTTTTGATTTCCACCGACAAAGCCGTCCGTCCGACCAACACCATGGGCGCCAGCAAACGCATGGCCGAACTCTGCCTGCAAGCGCTTGCCGCCGAGCCAGAACAAAAAACACGCTTCTGCATGGTGCGTTTCGGCAATGTATTGGGTTCGTCCGGCTCCGTTGTCCCGGTATTTGAAAAACAAATTGCCGAAGGTGGCCCGATTACCCTGACCCACCAAGACATTACCCGCTACTTCATGACCATTCCCGAAGCGGCGCAACTGGTTATCCAAGCCGGCGCAATGGGTAAAGGCGGCGACGTATTCGTCCTCGACATGGGCGAATCTGTCAAAATCATCGACCTTGCCCGTCAAATGATTGTCCTCAGCGGTCTCAAAGTCAAAGACGAGCAACACCCGCACGGCGACATCGAAATCAAGATTACCGGCCTGCGCCCGGGTGAGAAACTTTATGAAGAACTGCTCATCGGCGACGAGGTGCAAAAAACCACTCATCCCCGTATTATGACCGCCAGTGAAGTAATGCTTCCATGGACGCAATTATCTGACATACTGTCGGAACTCCAAACCGCTTGTCTCCAAAGCGACCAAAACAGCCTGCGCCAGCTTCTGCTGCGCGCACCGACAGGCTTCGTACCTAAAGACGATATCTGCGACTTGGTTTGGCAACAAAACAATAAGGCCGTCTGA
- a CDS encoding DegT/DnrJ/EryC1/StrS family aminotransferase has protein sequence MLNTSLSPWPSFTQEEADAVSKVLLSNKVNYWTGTECREFEKEFAAFVGTQYAVALSNGTLALDVALKAMGIGQGDDVIVTSRTFLASASCIVTAGANPVFADVDLNSQNISAETIKAALTPNTKAIIVVHLAGMPAEMDDIMALAKEHNLWVIEDCAQAHGAKYKGKSVGSIGHVGAWSFCQDKVMTTGGEGGMVTTNDKELWSKMWSYKDHGKSYDAVYHREHAPGFRWLHESFGTNWRMMEMQAVIGRIQLKRMPEWTARRQAHAAKLAESLGKFASIRLVEVADYIEHAQYKFYVFVKPEHLKEGWTRDRIVNELNARKVPCYQGSCSEVYLEKAFDNTPWRPKERLKNAVELGDTSLMFLVHPTLTDEEIAFCKENIEAVLTEATA, from the coding sequence ATGCTTAATACATCACTCTCCCCATGGCCAAGCTTTACTCAAGAAGAAGCCGATGCCGTTTCCAAAGTCCTGCTGTCCAACAAAGTCAACTACTGGACAGGTACGGAATGTCGCGAATTTGAAAAAGAATTTGCCGCCTTTGTCGGCACGCAATACGCCGTCGCCCTTTCCAACGGTACGTTGGCTTTGGACGTAGCCCTCAAAGCAATGGGTATCGGCCAAGGCGATGATGTGATTGTCACTTCGCGTACTTTCTTGGCTTCAGCGTCCTGCATCGTGACCGCCGGCGCAAATCCGGTGTTTGCCGATGTCGATTTGAACAGCCAAAACATCAGCGCCGAAACCATCAAAGCCGCTTTGACGCCAAACACCAAAGCCATCATCGTGGTTCACCTTGCCGGTATGCCTGCCGAAATGGACGACATCATGGCTTTGGCAAAAGAACATAACTTGTGGGTTATCGAAGACTGCGCCCAAGCGCACGGTGCGAAATACAAAGGCAAATCCGTCGGCTCTATCGGTCACGTCGGTGCTTGGTCGTTCTGCCAAGACAAAGTCATGACCACCGGCGGCGAAGGCGGCATGGTTACTACCAACGACAAAGAGCTGTGGAGCAAAATGTGGTCGTACAAAGACCACGGCAAAAGCTACGATGCCGTGTACCACCGCGAACACGCACCCGGTTTCCGCTGGTTGCACGAAAGCTTCGGCACCAACTGGCGCATGATGGAAATGCAGGCGGTCATCGGCCGCATCCAGCTCAAACGCATGCCTGAATGGACTGCCCGCCGTCAAGCGCACGCTGCCAAACTGGCTGAAAGCTTGGGCAAATTTGCCAGCATCCGTTTGGTTGAAGTGGCCGACTACATCGAACACGCGCAATACAAGTTCTACGTTTTCGTCAAACCCGAACACCTGAAAGAAGGCTGGACACGCGACCGCATCGTCAACGAACTGAACGCGCGCAAAGTGCCATGCTATCAAGGCAGTTGCTCCGAAGTGTATTTGGAAAAAGCCTTTGACAACACGCCTTGGCGTCCGAAAGAGCGTTTGAAAAACGCTGTCGAGTTGGGCGACACCAGCCTGATGTTCTTGGTGCACCCAACCCTGACCGATGAAGAAATTGCGTTCTGCAAAGAAAACATAGAAGCCGTATTGACTGAAGCCACGGCATAA
- a CDS encoding methionyl-tRNA formyltransferase — translation MKILFMGRKQVSANLLRFLTKQDHIEIIGVLTDSHLQGSPTTAAAQELGLPLYTFDTALEAMREGRLKYDLGLSVLYWRKLRDEFLSIPTLGTINFHPALLPEYKGTGGYNLAIMDELNEWGNTAHYVDASIDTGEIIEVDRFPIDAETETAQSLERKTMQALEDFARRIITRAIESKTKLPTTPNIGGRYVSRDEMEAMKQIHDGDNIEKKIRAFWFPPYDGAYVEINGQKYTLINRQLLEEIAPKGSTSLFAGKTNA, via the coding sequence ATGAAAATCTTATTTATGGGTCGTAAACAGGTTTCCGCCAACCTGCTTCGTTTTTTGACCAAACAAGACCATATCGAAATCATCGGTGTCTTGACCGACAGCCATCTGCAAGGCTCGCCGACTACGGCCGCCGCGCAGGAATTGGGCTTGCCCCTGTACACCTTCGATACGGCTTTGGAAGCAATGCGAGAAGGCCGTCTGAAATACGATTTGGGCTTGTCCGTCCTTTACTGGCGCAAGCTGCGTGATGAATTCCTGAGCATTCCGACTTTAGGCACGATCAACTTCCACCCTGCGCTGTTGCCCGAATACAAAGGCACGGGCGGCTACAACCTGGCCATCATGGACGAGCTGAACGAATGGGGCAATACTGCCCACTACGTCGACGCTTCCATCGATACCGGTGAAATTATCGAAGTGGACCGTTTCCCTATCGACGCCGAAACAGAAACCGCCCAATCGCTCGAACGCAAAACCATGCAGGCATTGGAAGATTTCGCACGACGCATCATCACCCGCGCCATCGAGTCGAAAACCAAATTGCCAACCACGCCAAACATTGGTGGCCGCTACGTCAGCCGCGACGAGATGGAAGCCATGAAGCAAATCCACGACGGCGACAATATCGAGAAGAAAATCCGCGCCTTCTGGTTCCCTCCTTACGACGGCGCATACGTCGAAATCAACGGTCAGAAATACACCCTGATCAATCGCCAACTGCTGGAAGAAATCGCCCCCAAAGGCTCAACCAGTCTTTTCGCAGGAAAAACAAATGCTTAA
- a CDS encoding HAD family hydrolase translates to MIKPEESVIVFDLDDTLYSEHDYKCSGIRAVVEMITSLYPQYNAGVLYEIADNKSKDWLDNLCHHCKLNESEKQSLLWQYRLHRPVIRPYVEPSFLRKLMRPFAACALITDGRSLTQRLKIQALGLTDLFDDILISEAMQSEKPDDKRFVFLQNKYPAAKRFIYIGDNIKKDFVAPNKLGWLSIGIMPKPHNIHQAEPEQYGREYQPTLWINTLEELTTLTTSATEKANA, encoded by the coding sequence ATGATTAAGCCGGAAGAATCCGTCATCGTTTTTGACCTTGACGATACGCTTTACTCCGAACATGACTACAAATGCTCCGGAATACGGGCAGTTGTAGAGATGATTACGTCGCTTTATCCGCAATACAATGCCGGCGTACTATATGAAATTGCCGACAATAAAAGTAAAGACTGGCTCGACAATTTGTGTCATCATTGCAAATTAAACGAATCAGAGAAACAATCACTCTTGTGGCAATATCGACTACATAGGCCTGTTATCCGACCTTATGTCGAACCGTCTTTTTTACGGAAGCTGATGCGCCCTTTTGCCGCATGCGCCCTGATTACAGACGGCCGCAGTCTGACACAGCGTTTGAAAATACAGGCCTTGGGGTTGACCGATTTGTTTGACGACATTTTGATTTCAGAAGCCATGCAATCGGAAAAACCCGACGATAAGCGTTTTGTCTTCCTGCAAAACAAATATCCGGCTGCAAAACGTTTCATCTACATCGGCGACAACATCAAAAAAGATTTTGTCGCACCCAACAAACTGGGTTGGCTCTCCATAGGCATTATGCCTAAGCCGCACAATATTCATCAAGCCGAGCCCGAGCAATACGGTCGTGAATACCAGCCCACCCTTTGGATAAACACCCTGGAAGAACTGACTACACTGACAACTTCCGCCACCGAAAAAGCAAATGCATAA
- a CDS encoding ATP-grasp domain-containing protein, producing MKKNNILILSAGRRVELVQDFQTEAARFSDGIGVFATDLNPHMSSACHVADRAFSVPRIDAAEYIDSIFELAKQHNIGLIVPTIDTELLKLAEARDRFEAEGIHIVISDAKLITLCRDKRLTAGLFAQYGIRSPEIYERDSLAFPCFAKPYDGSRAIGAKKINTPADLTADIAEDPKMMFAQYIDIENAFSEFTVDMYYDRQGRLKCAIPRERLEVRTGEVSKGATRRNALYEELVEKMTVLEGARGCITAQFFVSKTDNTTYGVEINPRFGGGFPLTYAAGGNYPGWLIQEYIGGQDIPFSDDWENNLIMLRYDAKVLVREHD from the coding sequence ATGAAAAAAAATAACATACTGATTCTGTCGGCAGGCCGCCGCGTCGAATTGGTGCAGGACTTCCAAACCGAAGCCGCACGTTTTTCAGACGGCATCGGCGTATTTGCCACCGACCTCAATCCCCACATGTCTTCAGCCTGTCATGTCGCCGACCGCGCTTTCAGCGTACCGCGCATCGACGCAGCCGAATACATCGACAGCATTTTCGAACTGGCCAAACAACACAACATCGGCCTGATTGTGCCGACCATCGATACCGAACTGCTCAAGCTGGCCGAAGCACGCGACCGTTTTGAAGCCGAAGGAATACACATCGTCATTTCCGACGCCAAACTGATTACCCTGTGCCGCGACAAGCGCCTGACCGCAGGCCTGTTTGCACAATACGGCATCCGTTCGCCTGAAATTTACGAACGGGACAGCCTGGCCTTCCCGTGTTTTGCCAAGCCTTACGACGGCAGCCGCGCCATCGGTGCGAAAAAAATCAACACACCGGCCGATCTGACCGCCGACATTGCCGAAGATCCGAAAATGATGTTCGCCCAATACATCGATATTGAAAATGCTTTTTCCGAGTTCACCGTCGATATGTATTACGACCGTCAAGGCCGTCTGAAATGCGCCATTCCTCGCGAACGTTTGGAAGTGCGTACCGGCGAAGTCAGCAAAGGCGCGACCCGGCGCAATGCCCTGTATGAAGAGTTGGTTGAAAAAATGACCGTATTGGAAGGCGCACGCGGCTGCATTACCGCGCAGTTCTTCGTCAGCAAAACCGACAATACGACCTACGGCGTGGAAATCAACCCGCGTTTCGGCGGCGGTTTCCCACTGACCTACGCCGCAGGCGGCAACTATCCGGGCTGGCTGATTCAAGAATACATCGGCGGCCAAGACATTCCCTTCTCCGACGACTGGGAAAACAATTTAATCATGCTTCGTTATGATGCTAAGGTTTTGGTAAGAGAACATGATTAA